The proteins below are encoded in one region of Candidatus Margulisiibacteriota bacterium:
- a CDS encoding tetratricopeptide repeat protein, producing MKKIFAGLCSVCLLVTVAAALEGGIDRENLSIKAGPTEAGEALSLVWVEALVYPSVVKDERVISLGVRTAAPVKTVKAVFDFQNGPVALASNDGQSWSTAFRIPNGVKEGVHVARYQISGRRGSIQRTVEFFVNKAAAKTAAADVSQGEAFLSAGWPLTVTGTCTAYAPDFNRILYTGQVVTSISKMPWYKVVFDDGKEGWISAVNVKEPTDDYCRLGAEAYKARNFAAAVQNYQNAIAVDPAYAAAYLGLARSRVALGDRDSAADALQKALRLDERNMEIRVAASDLSQDYLQTGRQRIRAKRWHEAIAALRRAVELRPAAVEAWLAMGESLAALGLDQEARDAWREGLRQDPDNGRLRALLGGETALAAAPARKRPAGLAAKAPTGVAPLVADDSLQILKSGKTNKGTRIDAAVKSVVTLTKSLGTPIVEKGWQVRKQGERFLVSFLCEQSGGALESFDWLVDVDTRRVLPHNDNARLLMSRW from the coding sequence ATGAAAAAGATCTTTGCCGGATTATGCTCGGTCTGCTTGCTGGTCACCGTCGCCGCCGCTCTGGAGGGCGGCATCGACCGGGAAAATCTGAGCATTAAAGCCGGGCCCACGGAGGCCGGCGAAGCGTTGTCCCTGGTCTGGGTGGAAGCGCTGGTTTACCCCAGCGTCGTCAAGGACGAACGGGTGATCTCGCTCGGCGTCAGGACGGCCGCCCCGGTCAAGACGGTCAAAGCGGTCTTTGATTTCCAGAACGGACCGGTCGCGCTGGCCAGCAACGACGGCCAGTCCTGGAGCACCGCTTTCCGGATACCGAACGGAGTGAAAGAAGGGGTCCACGTGGCCCGTTACCAGATCAGCGGCCGCCGGGGGAGCATCCAGCGGACGGTCGAATTTTTTGTGAACAAAGCGGCGGCCAAAACCGCGGCGGCCGACGTCTCCCAGGGCGAAGCATTCTTGAGCGCCGGTTGGCCATTGACCGTGACCGGGACCTGCACCGCTTACGCGCCGGATTTTAACCGGATCCTCTACACCGGCCAGGTGGTGACCAGCATTTCCAAGATGCCGTGGTACAAGGTCGTTTTTGACGACGGCAAAGAGGGGTGGATCTCGGCGGTCAACGTCAAGGAGCCGACCGACGATTATTGCCGGTTGGGCGCGGAGGCTTACAAGGCGCGGAACTTCGCCGCCGCCGTCCAGAATTACCAAAACGCCATTGCCGTCGATCCCGCTTACGCCGCCGCTTACCTGGGGTTAGCGCGCAGCCGCGTCGCCCTGGGCGACCGGGACAGCGCCGCCGACGCGCTGCAGAAGGCCCTGCGGCTGGATGAACGGAACATGGAGATCAGGGTCGCGGCCAGCGACCTGTCCCAGGATTACCTGCAAACGGGCCGGCAAAGGATTAGGGCCAAACGCTGGCACGAAGCGATTGCCGCGCTGCGCCGGGCGGTGGAATTGCGGCCGGCGGCGGTCGAGGCCTGGTTAGCGATGGGGGAAAGCCTGGCCGCGCTCGGCTTGGACCAGGAAGCTCGCGACGCCTGGCGCGAAGGTTTGCGGCAGGACCCGGACAACGGACGGCTGCGCGCGCTATTGGGCGGAGAGACCGCGCTGGCGGCGGCGCCGGCCAGGAAACGGCCGGCCGGTTTAGCGGCCAAAGCGCCGACCGGAGTGGCGCCGCTGGTAGCCGACGATTCGCTGCAGATCCTCAAGAGCGGCAAAACGAACAAGGGGACCAGGATCGACGCGGCGGTCAAATCGGTCGTGACCCTGACCAAGTCGCTCGGGACGCCGATCGTGGAAAAAGGTTGGCAGGTCAGGAAACAGGGCGAACGTTTCCTGGTCAGTTTCCTTTGCGAGCAGAGCGGGGGGGCGCTGGAATCTTTCGACTGGCTGGTCGATGTTGACACCCGGCGGGTTCTGCCGCACAATGATAACGCCCGGCTCCTGATGAGCCGTTGGTAA
- the holA gene encoding DNA polymerase III subunit delta has product MTKTQVYLFFGTEDYLIDERIKALRAAAGDHEQLDGANLSLETLSNALCGQSLLGGAKLVVIDEAKVAADDQPAVISILQNLAPGTTVVWRNPGIDGRTKLFKWIAANGQAEEFKSFAPWEQAALLRWVAAQSRQRGKAITESAARLLIEISGQNLRLLVNELEKLITYLGDRPQIAEADVAALASPGEASAFALLDKLRRRDLAGALALCGQLLQGGAELFGLLGLIATQYRLMLQIKALPGRPGDPGEIARRIKGSPYFIKKCLDGLERFSLAELKENMALLLETSMRLKSGEQQSVQLEMLIAALCRSGSGV; this is encoded by the coding sequence ATGACAAAAACACAAGTTTACCTCTTTTTCGGCACGGAGGATTACCTGATCGACGAGCGGATCAAGGCTCTCCGGGCCGCCGCGGGCGATCACGAGCAGCTGGACGGCGCCAACCTTTCCCTGGAAACGCTCTCGAACGCGCTCTGCGGCCAGTCTTTGCTGGGCGGCGCCAAGCTGGTCGTGATCGACGAAGCCAAGGTAGCCGCCGACGACCAGCCGGCGGTCATTAGTATCCTGCAAAACCTCGCCCCCGGCACGACGGTCGTCTGGCGCAATCCGGGGATCGACGGCCGGACCAAGCTTTTTAAGTGGATCGCGGCCAACGGGCAGGCGGAAGAGTTCAAGTCGTTCGCCCCCTGGGAACAGGCGGCGCTGCTCCGCTGGGTCGCGGCGCAAAGCCGGCAGCGGGGTAAAGCCATCACGGAGAGCGCGGCGCGGCTGCTGATCGAGATCTCCGGCCAGAACTTACGATTGCTGGTGAACGAACTGGAAAAACTGATCACTTACCTGGGTGACCGGCCGCAGATCGCAGAAGCGGACGTGGCCGCGCTGGCGTCGCCGGGGGAGGCCAGCGCCTTTGCCTTGCTGGATAAACTGCGGCGGCGGGACCTGGCCGGAGCGCTGGCTTTGTGCGGACAACTGCTGCAAGGCGGAGCGGAACTGTTCGGGTTGCTGGGCTTGATCGCCACCCAATACCGGTTGATGCTGCAGATCAAAGCGCTGCCCGGACGTCCCGGCGATCCCGGCGAGATCGCCCGGCGGATCAAAGGAAGCCCGTACTTTATCAAAAAATGTCTGGACGGGCTGGAGCGGTTTTCTCTGGCCGAACTTAAGGAGAATATGGCCCTTTTACTGGAGACGAGCATGCGCCTGAAAAGCGGGGAACAGCAGAGCGTGCAGCTGGAAATGCTGATCGCCGCGCTGTGCCGGAGCGGCAGCGGTGTTTAA